The following proteins are co-located in the Mesorhizobium sp. M1E.F.Ca.ET.045.02.1.1 genome:
- a CDS encoding GGDEF domain-containing protein: MQPAAVPTDRNSDIASTVVATMRQLGVLGLPRNYEIFYEALNGSNHELSLAVVSLSNRPTQEDLDGIGRSFFPQHHGPAIVEHAREMVAKELEDIASLLRSERTHIEKYGRILDETSSGLSNRSLLSQDLLHKIAGAMSAATSSTLDHNRQIASTLSEKTAELESVKSKLEEYKRLADTDPLTQIWNRRAFDKEITRIYNSNRGILFNALILADIDRFKDINDRYGHPVGDKIIQIVAEIFRSSVRADMFVARTGGEEFALIVEGASEDTTYEIAERIRVLIEQTPFTSSQTGMNYGTVTVSMGICMASEADNPEDLYTKADRALYRSKVSGRNRVTRHSTMAGRAGKGWLLYKKD; encoded by the coding sequence ATGCAACCGGCAGCGGTCCCGACCGACAGGAATAGCGACATCGCCAGCACCGTTGTGGCGACCATGCGCCAGCTTGGCGTGCTCGGCCTGCCGCGCAACTACGAGATCTTCTACGAAGCGCTCAACGGCAGCAATCACGAACTCAGCCTTGCCGTCGTCTCGTTGAGCAACCGGCCAACGCAGGAGGATCTCGACGGCATCGGGCGCAGCTTCTTCCCGCAGCACCATGGCCCCGCCATTGTCGAACATGCCCGCGAGATGGTCGCCAAGGAGCTCGAGGACATCGCCTCGCTGTTGCGGAGCGAGCGCACGCATATCGAAAAATACGGCCGCATCCTCGACGAGACGTCGAGCGGCTTGAGCAATCGAAGCCTGCTCTCGCAGGATCTGCTGCACAAGATTGCCGGCGCCATGTCGGCAGCCACCAGTTCGACGCTGGACCACAACCGCCAGATCGCCAGCACGCTCAGCGAAAAGACCGCCGAACTCGAGAGCGTCAAATCGAAGCTCGAGGAATACAAGCGGCTCGCCGATACCGATCCGCTGACGCAGATCTGGAATCGCCGCGCCTTCGACAAGGAAATCACCCGCATCTACAACAGCAACCGCGGCATCCTGTTCAACGCGTTGATCCTTGCCGATATCGATCGCTTCAAGGACATCAACGACCGCTACGGCCACCCGGTAGGCGACAAGATCATACAGATCGTCGCCGAGATCTTCCGATCCAGCGTCCGCGCCGACATGTTCGTGGCCCGCACGGGCGGCGAGGAGTTCGCGCTTATCGTCGAAGGCGCCAGCGAGGACACCACCTACGAGATCGCCGAGCGGATCCGCGTGCTGATCGAACAGACGCCGTTCACCAGCAGCCAGACCGGCATGAACTATGGCACCGTGACCGTGTCCATGGGCATCTGCATGGCTTCCGAGGCCGACAACCCGGAAGACCTCTACACCAAGGCCGACCGTGCGCTCTACCGCTCCAAGGTCAGCGGTCGCAACCGCGTGACAAGGCATTCCACCATGGCCGGCCGTGCCGGCAAAGGTTGGCTGCTCTACAAGAAAGATTGA
- a CDS encoding GNAT family N-acetyltransferase, which yields MPDVEISFDPSRIDFRATSDQLMASYWGGARNDEMHHRAFAHSLCVGAYVDGKQVGFARAITDYTVFAYLADIIIWPEHRGRGIGKRLVQALLDHPEVKTVSHWSLTTSDAHSLYRKFGFETDGRYMRLERNPAA from the coding sequence ATGCCTGACGTTGAAATCAGCTTCGACCCGTCGCGGATCGACTTCCGGGCGACCTCGGACCAGTTGATGGCGAGCTATTGGGGCGGCGCGCGCAACGACGAGATGCATCATCGAGCCTTCGCCCACTCGCTTTGCGTGGGCGCCTATGTCGACGGCAAGCAAGTCGGCTTCGCCCGAGCGATCACCGATTACACGGTCTTCGCCTATCTTGCCGACATCATCATCTGGCCGGAGCATCGCGGGCGTGGCATTGGCAAGCGGCTCGTGCAGGCCCTCCTCGACCACCCCGAGGTGAAGACCGTGTCCCATTGGAGCCTCACGACCAGCGACGCCCACAGCCTCTACCGGAAGTTCGGGTTCGAGACCGACGGGCGCTATATGCGACTGGAGCGCAACCCTGCCGCCTGA
- a CDS encoding DNA-3-methyladenine glycosylase I: MLDFQKIRARAAKRKGGEEALASLLGPMPDNRAVAKVPDDRILSTMAERIFAAGFVWRVIEQKWPGFEEAFLGFEPKRLLFQPDDFWHELASDKRIVRNPQKIKSVRDNAAFVDRVSKEHGSFGKFLAEWPANDQVGLTAYLAKHGSRLGGNTGQYFLRWLEWDTFVVSTDMAAALRDAGLDIAESPTSKRDLDRIQAQINQWSAETGLPRRHISRILAMSIGENRSVEALSEYMND; encoded by the coding sequence ATGCTTGACTTCCAGAAGATTCGAGCCCGGGCGGCAAAGCGCAAGGGCGGTGAGGAAGCGCTGGCGTCGCTGCTCGGGCCGATGCCCGACAATCGGGCAGTGGCGAAGGTCCCCGACGACCGCATCCTCTCCACCATGGCCGAGCGCATCTTTGCCGCCGGCTTCGTCTGGCGCGTGATCGAGCAGAAATGGCCGGGTTTCGAGGAGGCCTTCCTTGGTTTCGAGCCGAAGCGGCTCCTGTTTCAGCCGGACGATTTCTGGCACGAGCTCGCTTCCGACAAGCGGATCGTGCGCAACCCGCAGAAGATCAAATCCGTCCGCGACAATGCCGCCTTCGTCGATCGGGTGTCAAAGGAGCATGGCAGCTTCGGCAAATTCCTCGCCGAATGGCCGGCTAACGACCAGGTCGGGCTGACCGCCTATCTCGCCAAGCACGGCAGCCGACTCGGCGGCAATACCGGCCAGTATTTCCTGCGCTGGCTGGAATGGGACACCTTTGTCGTCTCGACCGACATGGCGGCGGCCTTGCGCGATGCCGGCCTCGACATCGCCGAAAGCCCGACCTCGAAGCGAGATCTCGACAGGATTCAGGCCCAGATCAATCAATGGTCGGCCGAGACCGGGCTGCCGCGCCGGCACATATCGCGCATCCTGGCGATGTCGATCGGCGAGAACCGCTCCGTGGAAGCGCTAAGCGAGTACATGAACGACTAG
- a CDS encoding NUDIX hydrolase codes for MLTRPTTHNQMAERVRRLFGIAPCRLQVAALPWRKGENGVEIMLITSRDTGRWVLPKGWPEAREPLCEAAAREAGEEAGLRGTISHLEAGRYFYAKVLASGEEAPCEVLVFPLKVDRVADRWKEKRARTRKWVGSAEAVSMVNEPDLCQIITYFCADPHRFA; via the coding sequence ATGTTGACGAGGCCGACGACGCACAACCAGATGGCCGAAAGAGTCAGGCGACTCTTCGGCATCGCGCCGTGCCGCCTGCAGGTTGCCGCCTTGCCCTGGCGCAAGGGTGAAAACGGCGTCGAGATCATGCTGATCACCAGCCGCGACACCGGACGCTGGGTTCTGCCCAAAGGCTGGCCAGAGGCCAGGGAGCCGCTTTGCGAGGCCGCCGCTCGGGAAGCGGGCGAAGAGGCCGGATTGCGCGGCACCATCTCGCATCTCGAAGCCGGCCGTTACTTTTACGCCAAGGTTCTGGCTTCAGGCGAGGAAGCGCCTTGCGAGGTCCTGGTGTTCCCGCTCAAGGTCGACCGCGTTGCCGACCGCTGGAAGGAAAAGCGCGCACGAACCCGCAAATGGGTCGGCTCCGCCGAGGCCGTCAGCATGGTCAATGAGCCCGATCTTTGCCAGATCATCACCTATTTCTGCGCCGATCCGCATAGATTCGCCTAA
- a CDS encoding DedA family protein, whose product MTEVIHRLIEQYGLVAVFLGCVAEGESAAILGGFFAHQQVFVLWQAFVAAFLGAFAGDTFFFTLGRSFADHPYVVRLRRRPGFRRAYRLLNTHPNIFVLTNRYVYGMRLVGGIAAGLSTVSVPRFVILNAISSAVWAALFGTVGYVFGLGAERMVGQAFARHERLLIALAVGLGVAILAWLVAHHFAGKERVKDARDGQANR is encoded by the coding sequence ATGACCGAGGTTATCCACCGTCTCATCGAACAATACGGCCTGGTCGCGGTATTCCTGGGCTGCGTCGCCGAGGGCGAAAGCGCCGCGATCCTTGGCGGCTTCTTCGCGCATCAGCAGGTCTTCGTGCTCTGGCAGGCTTTCGTGGCCGCATTTCTCGGCGCCTTCGCCGGCGACACGTTCTTCTTCACCCTCGGCCGCAGCTTTGCCGATCATCCCTATGTCGTCAGGCTGCGCAGGCGGCCCGGGTTCCGCCGCGCCTACCGCCTGCTCAACACCCATCCCAACATCTTCGTGCTGACCAACCGCTACGTCTACGGGATGCGCCTTGTCGGCGGCATCGCCGCCGGGCTGTCAACCGTGTCGGTGCCGCGCTTCGTCATCCTGAACGCCATCTCGTCGGCGGTCTGGGCTGCCCTGTTCGGCACTGTCGGCTACGTCTTCGGATTGGGAGCGGAGCGCATGGTCGGCCAGGCGTTCGCCCGTCACGAGCGTCTGCTGATTGCGTTGGCGGTCGGTCTGGGGGTGGCGATCCTTGCTTGGCTGGTCGCTCACCACTTCGCCGGAAAGGAGCGCGTCAAGGACGCACGGGACGGCCAGGCAAATCGTTGA
- a CDS encoding GFA family protein, which produces MDDNHSGSCLCGAVRFRTRGPLRGVVYCHCSQCRKQTGHFVAATASKDADIDIEGAEALTWYGASDVAKRGFCRGCGSVLFWKHNELDTISIMAGSFDKPTGLSAESHIFVGDKGDYYAIYDGLPQFEKSTPAIKVADG; this is translated from the coding sequence ATGGACGACAATCATAGTGGATCGTGCCTGTGCGGGGCGGTGCGCTTCAGGACGAGGGGACCGTTGCGCGGGGTGGTCTATTGCCATTGCTCGCAATGCCGCAAGCAAACCGGCCATTTCGTTGCCGCGACCGCCTCGAAAGATGCCGATATCGACATAGAGGGCGCCGAGGCGCTCACCTGGTATGGCGCTTCCGATGTCGCGAAACGCGGCTTCTGCCGCGGCTGCGGCTCGGTGCTGTTTTGGAAGCACAACGAACTGGACACCATCTCGATCATGGCCGGTTCGTTCGACAAACCGACCGGCCTTTCGGCCGAAAGCCACATCTTCGTCGGCGACAAGGGAGATTATTACGCGATCTACGACGGGCTGCCGCAGTTCGAGAAGTCGACGCCGGCGATCAAGGTTGCGGACGGATGA
- a CDS encoding DUF1003 domain-containing protein, which produces MNKTVEDMANRWLKRRPDGLSPLESRVLQSTLERTTITRDTNKAIAFHLTFGDRVADTIARIGGSWSFILGFIAFLIFWTFGNVWLLSRDAFDPYPFIFLNLVLSMVAALQAPVIMMSQNRQTERDRIDAAHDYEVNLKAEIEIMALHEKLDELRHSEIIGMRDEILRMAEQIRRIDEKLSARSES; this is translated from the coding sequence ATGAACAAGACGGTCGAGGATATGGCGAACCGCTGGCTGAAGCGAAGGCCGGATGGTTTGAGCCCGCTTGAGAGCCGCGTGCTGCAATCCACGCTCGAACGCACCACCATCACCAGGGATACCAACAAGGCGATCGCCTTTCACCTGACCTTTGGCGACCGCGTCGCCGACACCATCGCCCGGATCGGCGGCTCATGGTCCTTCATCCTCGGCTTCATCGCTTTCCTCATCTTCTGGACTTTCGGCAATGTCTGGCTGCTTTCGCGCGACGCTTTCGACCCCTACCCCTTCATCTTCCTCAACCTCGTGCTCTCCATGGTCGCCGCCCTGCAGGCGCCGGTGATCATGATGTCGCAGAACCGCCAGACCGAGCGCGACCGCATCGACGCCGCCCACGATTATGAGGTCAACCTGAAGGCCGAGATCGAGATCATGGCCCTGCATGAAAAGCTCGACGAGCTGCGCCACAGCGAAATCATCGGCATGCGCGACGAGATCCTGCGCATGGCCGAGCAGATCAGGCGGATCGACGAGAAGCTGTCGGCGCGGTCCGAAAGCTGA
- a CDS encoding PilZ domain-containing protein: protein MMNPAQPLEETSGEHRREHRQRVLKGGTIITGIQNSEVSCTVRNQNPGGAELKVAPESRVPDHFLLYVPVDGVAYRAEVRWRRNDRVGVKFTGIEPKPKLHYG from the coding sequence ATGATGAACCCCGCGCAACCACTCGAAGAAACCTCCGGCGAACACCGGCGCGAGCATCGCCAGCGCGTGCTCAAGGGCGGGACGATCATCACCGGCATCCAGAATTCCGAAGTCAGTTGTACGGTGCGCAATCAGAATCCCGGCGGCGCCGAACTGAAAGTGGCACCGGAATCGCGCGTTCCCGATCATTTCCTGCTCTACGTTCCGGTCGATGGCGTGGCCTATCGGGCGGAAGTGCGCTGGCGGCGCAACGACCGCGTCGGTGTCAAGTTCACCGGTATTGAGCCCAAGCCCAAGCTGCACTACGGCTGA
- a CDS encoding antitoxin Xre/MbcA/ParS toxin-binding domain-containing protein produces the protein MPRPVAAATAMENAVITKATLRAADLLDITARTLALVIGVSEATVSRMRKQEFLLERGTKPFELAVLFVRLFRSLDAIVGGDETVARAWLKNPNTALDGTPLEKILTIAGLVDVIAYLDSRRALV, from the coding sequence ATGCCACGTCCAGTCGCTGCCGCGACGGCGATGGAGAATGCCGTCATTACCAAGGCTACGCTGCGCGCGGCCGACCTACTCGACATCACCGCGAGGACGCTGGCGCTGGTCATCGGCGTCTCGGAAGCGACGGTCTCGCGCATGCGCAAGCAGGAATTCCTGCTCGAGCGCGGCACCAAGCCGTTCGAGCTTGCGGTGCTGTTCGTCCGGCTGTTCCGCTCGCTCGACGCCATCGTCGGCGGCGACGAGACCGTCGCCCGGGCATGGCTGAAGAACCCGAACACGGCGCTCGACGGCACGCCGCTCGAAAAGATCCTCACCATTGCCGGACTTGTCGATGTCATCGCCTACCTGGACTCCCGACGCGCTCTCGTCTGA
- a CDS encoding diacylglycerol kinase — protein MQRLIDAFINSVRAFRKLAAHEKAFQQELLLLALALPAGWFISVSWRGYALLIAAVLLLIIVEVLNTGIEAACDAFSREFNVDIQLAKDCGSLAVLISIVVAAAVWAIALIERIVGAPI, from the coding sequence ATGCAGCGGCTGATCGACGCTTTCATCAATTCGGTGCGGGCTTTCCGCAAGCTGGCTGCCCATGAAAAGGCATTCCAGCAGGAACTCTTGCTGCTGGCGCTTGCCCTGCCGGCTGGCTGGTTCATCTCGGTGTCTTGGCGTGGCTATGCGCTGTTGATCGCCGCAGTGCTGCTGCTGATCATAGTCGAAGTGCTCAACACCGGAATCGAGGCGGCCTGCGATGCGTTCAGCCGCGAATTCAACGTCGACATCCAACTCGCCAAGGATTGTGGTTCGCTGGCCGTGCTGATTTCGATCGTGGTTGCGGCCGCTGTCTGGGCCATCGCTCTTATCGAACGCATCGTCGGAGCGCCGATCTGA
- a CDS encoding NAD+ synthase translates to MTHAPDILRIAVAQLNPTVGDVAGNLAKAREARADAARQGADLVLYTELFLAGYPPEDLVLKPAFLKACEKAAQDFAKDTADGGPGVIIGTPLKRKSGTHNSIVFADSGKIIAERYKLDLPNYGEFDEKRVFQAGPELQGPVNFRGVRIGVPICEDIWGDIAVCETLAESGAEILLVPNGSPYYRAKIDVRHQVVIRQVIETGLPMIYANQLGGQDELIFDGASFAIGADKTLAFQMSQFEEAVAVTTWKRSRVAAGAQNANNSDHWVCSEGPMSKIPEREEADYRACMLGLRDYVNKNGFKNVVLGLSGGIDSAICAALAVDALGEERLRTVMMPYRYTSKDSLKDAEDCARALGCRYDIVPIFEPVEGFRHALTQLFEGTQEGITEENLQSRARGTILMAISNKFGSMVVTTGNKSEMSVGYATLYGDMNGGFNPIKDLYKMQVYALSRWRNSHVPPGALGPSGEVIPKNIIDKAPSAELRENQTDQDSLPPYPVLDDILECLVENEMGVDDIVARGHDRATVARVEHLLYIAEYKRRQAAPGVKITRKNFGRDRRYPITNRFRDRG, encoded by the coding sequence ATGACCCACGCACCCGACATCCTGCGCATCGCTGTCGCCCAGCTCAATCCGACTGTCGGCGACGTCGCCGGCAATCTTGCCAAGGCGCGCGAGGCGAGGGCGGATGCCGCCCGCCAGGGCGCAGACCTCGTGCTCTACACCGAGCTCTTCCTCGCCGGCTACCCGCCGGAAGACCTGGTGCTGAAGCCGGCCTTCCTGAAAGCTTGCGAAAAGGCAGCGCAGGATTTCGCCAAGGACACCGCCGATGGCGGTCCGGGCGTCATCATCGGCACGCCGCTGAAGCGCAAGTCGGGCACGCACAATTCGATCGTCTTCGCCGATAGCGGCAAGATCATTGCCGAACGCTACAAGCTCGATCTGCCGAACTATGGCGAGTTCGACGAGAAGCGTGTCTTCCAGGCCGGGCCGGAACTGCAGGGGCCGGTCAATTTCCGCGGCGTGCGCATCGGCGTTCCGATCTGCGAGGACATCTGGGGCGATATCGCCGTCTGCGAGACGCTGGCCGAAAGCGGCGCCGAGATCCTCCTGGTGCCGAACGGCTCACCTTACTACCGCGCCAAGATCGACGTCCGCCACCAGGTCGTCATCCGCCAGGTCATCGAAACCGGCCTGCCGATGATCTATGCCAACCAACTCGGCGGCCAGGACGAGCTGATCTTCGATGGCGCCTCGTTTGCCATCGGCGCCGACAAGACGCTCGCCTTCCAGATGAGCCAGTTCGAGGAAGCGGTCGCCGTCACCACATGGAAAAGAAGCCGCGTCGCCGCAGGCGCGCAAAATGCAAACAATTCCGACCATTGGGTCTGCTCGGAAGGCCCGATGTCGAAGATTCCCGAGCGGGAAGAGGCCGACTACCGGGCGTGCATGCTCGGCCTGCGCGACTACGTCAACAAGAACGGCTTCAAGAATGTGGTGCTCGGCCTCTCCGGCGGCATCGACTCCGCGATCTGCGCCGCGCTGGCCGTCGACGCGCTCGGCGAGGAGCGGCTGCGCACCGTCATGATGCCCTACCGCTACACATCCAAGGACTCGCTGAAAGACGCCGAGGACTGCGCCCGTGCCCTCGGCTGCCGCTACGACATCGTGCCGATCTTCGAGCCTGTCGAAGGTTTTCGGCACGCGTTGACCCAGCTCTTCGAAGGCACGCAGGAGGGCATTACCGAGGAGAACCTGCAGAGCCGCGCGCGCGGCACGATCCTGATGGCGATCTCGAACAAATTCGGCTCGATGGTCGTCACCACCGGCAACAAGAGCGAGATGTCGGTCGGCTACGCCACGCTCTATGGCGACATGAATGGCGGCTTCAACCCGATCAAGGACCTCTACAAGATGCAGGTCTATGCGCTGTCGCGCTGGCGTAACAGTCATGTGCCGCCGGGCGCGCTCGGCCCATCGGGCGAGGTGATTCCGAAGAACATCATCGACAAGGCGCCGTCGGCCGAGTTGCGCGAGAACCAGACCGACCAGGATTCGCTGCCGCCCTATCCGGTGCTGGACGACATCCTCGAATGCCTGGTCGAGAATGAGATGGGCGTCGACGATATTGTCGCGCGCGGCCATGACCGTGCCACGGTGGCGCGCGTCGAGCATCTGCTCTACATCGCCGAATACAAGCGCCGGCAGGCAGCGCCGGGGGTGAAGATCACAAGGAAGAATTTCGGCCGCGACCGCCGCTACCCGATCACCAACCGGTTCCGGGATCGCGGCTAG
- the gpt gene encoding xanthine phosphoribosyltransferase, translating into MSLPEKAFPVSWDQFHRDARALSWRLSGANKGQWKAIVCITRGGLVPAAIIARELGIRVIETVCVASYHDYTSQGQLQVLKEISPPLLADDGAGVLIIDDLTDTGKTAGIVRAMMPKAHFATVYAKPKGRPLVDTFVTEVSQDTWIYFPWDMGFTYQKPIADDHAG; encoded by the coding sequence ATGTCCCTTCCTGAAAAAGCCTTTCCGGTCTCCTGGGACCAGTTCCACCGTGACGCCCGCGCGCTCTCCTGGCGGCTTTCCGGCGCCAACAAGGGACAGTGGAAGGCGATCGTCTGCATAACCCGAGGCGGCCTGGTGCCTGCGGCCATCATCGCGCGCGAGCTCGGTATCCGGGTCATCGAGACCGTCTGCGTGGCCTCCTACCATGACTACACGAGCCAGGGTCAGTTGCAGGTCCTAAAGGAGATCTCGCCTCCGCTGCTTGCCGACGACGGCGCCGGCGTGTTGATCATCGACGACCTCACCGATACCGGCAAGACGGCGGGCATCGTGCGCGCCATGATGCCGAAGGCGCATTTCGCGACGGTCTATGCCAAGCCGAAGGGCCGGCCTCTGGTCGATACATTCGTCACCGAGGTCAGCCAGGATACCTGGATCTACTTTCCATGGGACATGGGCTTCACCTACCAGAAGCCGATCGCCGACGATCACGCCGGCTGA
- a CDS encoding ABC transporter ATP-binding protein — MARFKIDLRASAFRSVLGFTFGHWRRQPWRLSLIMGAFLLSTLADVLTPLYSGRLVDAVASSAGADEVAWHAAMTAFSILMALALAGVVLRNAAFMGIVELTLKMMSDIAADAFHRVQRFSTDWHANSFAGSTVRKITRGMWALDLLNDTILIALLPSLVMLVGSTLLLGWFWPMMGLVVAIGSVLFIAVTTMLSLGYVAPAARLANSWDTRVGGSLADAVSCNAVVKGFGAETREETRLARVVAKWRLRTGRTWVRGTLNGTTQGTMLLLMRAAVIGLALMLWAWGQASAGDVAFVLTSFFVLQGYLRDIGTHIRNLQRSINDMEELVDFRSEPLGIEDRPGAPPIRITDGRIAFDKVTFHYGNHRLPLYRDFSVEVAAGERIGLVGHSGSGKTTFVKLIQRLYDVNAGRIRIDGQDISQVAQASLRSQIAIVQQEPILFHRSLAENIAYARPGATQAEIEHAAKLASAHDFIANLPKGYGTLVGERGVKLSGGERQRVAIARAFLADARILILDEATSSLDSESEVLIQKAMERLMVGRTTLVIAHRLSTVRALDRLLVFDRGRIVEEGSHDELIRLNGGIYRRLFERQALELTKGLVA, encoded by the coding sequence ATGGCTCGTTTCAAGATTGATCTGCGCGCCAGCGCCTTTCGCAGCGTGCTTGGCTTCACGTTCGGCCACTGGCGCCGCCAGCCGTGGCGGCTGTCGCTCATCATGGGCGCGTTCCTGCTCTCGACGCTCGCCGACGTGCTGACGCCGCTCTATTCCGGGCGGCTGGTCGATGCAGTCGCCAGCAGCGCCGGCGCCGATGAGGTTGCGTGGCACGCCGCAATGACGGCGTTCTCGATCCTGATGGCGCTGGCGCTTGCCGGCGTTGTGCTGCGCAACGCCGCCTTCATGGGCATTGTCGAACTCACGCTGAAGATGATGTCGGACATTGCCGCCGACGCCTTCCACCGCGTGCAGCGCTTCTCGACCGATTGGCACGCCAACAGCTTCGCCGGATCGACTGTGCGCAAGATCACGCGCGGCATGTGGGCGCTCGACCTGCTCAACGACACGATCCTGATCGCGCTGTTGCCGTCGCTCGTCATGCTCGTCGGCTCGACGCTGCTGCTCGGCTGGTTCTGGCCGATGATGGGATTGGTGGTCGCGATCGGCTCGGTGCTGTTCATTGCCGTCACCACGATGCTGTCGCTCGGCTATGTCGCGCCCGCGGCACGCCTTGCCAACAGTTGGGACACGCGCGTCGGCGGTTCGCTGGCCGATGCGGTGAGCTGCAACGCGGTGGTCAAGGGCTTCGGCGCCGAGACCCGCGAGGAGACGCGCCTTGCCAGGGTCGTGGCCAAATGGCGGCTGCGCACGGGCCGCACCTGGGTTCGCGGCACGCTCAACGGCACCACGCAAGGTACGATGCTGCTTCTGATGCGGGCCGCGGTGATCGGCCTTGCGCTGATGCTCTGGGCATGGGGGCAGGCGAGCGCTGGCGATGTCGCCTTCGTGCTGACGTCGTTCTTCGTCCTGCAAGGCTATCTGCGCGACATCGGCACGCATATCCGCAACCTGCAGCGCTCGATCAACGACATGGAGGAACTGGTCGACTTCCGGTCGGAGCCGCTCGGCATCGAGGACCGGCCCGGTGCGCCGCCGATCCGGATCACCGACGGCCGCATCGCGTTCGACAAGGTGACGTTCCATTACGGCAACCATCGGCTGCCGCTCTATCGCGACTTTTCGGTCGAAGTCGCGGCGGGAGAACGCATCGGACTGGTCGGGCATTCGGGATCGGGCAAGACGACCTTCGTCAAGCTGATCCAGCGCCTCTATGACGTGAACGCGGGCAGGATCCGGATCGACGGCCAGGATATCTCGCAGGTGGCGCAGGCATCGCTGCGCAGCCAGATCGCCATCGTGCAGCAGGAGCCGATCCTGTTCCACCGCTCGCTGGCCGAGAACATCGCCTACGCAAGGCCGGGCGCCACGCAGGCCGAGATCGAGCATGCGGCGAAGCTCGCGAGCGCGCACGATTTCATCGCCAATCTGCCCAAGGGCTACGGAACCCTGGTCGGCGAAAGGGGCGTGAAGCTGTCGGGCGGCGAGCGCCAGCGTGTGGCGATCGCGCGCGCCTTCCTGGCCGATGCGCGCATCCTGATCCTCGACGAAGCGACATCGAGCCTCGATTCCGAATCGGAGGTGCTCATCCAGAAGGCGATGGAGCGGCTGATGGTCGGGCGCACGACATTGGTCATCGCGCACCGGCTTTCGACCGTGCGTGCGCTCGACCGGCTGCTGGTTTTCGACCGCGGCCGCATCGTCGAGGAAGGCTCGCATGACGAGCTGATCCGACTCAATGGCGGCATCTACCGGCGGCTGTTCGAGCGCCAGGCGCTCGAACTGACCAAAGGGCTCGTCGCGTGA
- a CDS encoding RES family NAD+ phosphorylase, translated as MSSPTWTPDALSSEAVRLEGKYWRMVEAQHRVSTLKLVDTLDEQGLLEDLIEETKPRVPLECRHLHYLLATPFRYGSIYPYGSRFRRAGKTKGVYYAAETVLTAVAEMAFYRLLFFAESPQTQWPNDAAEYTAFAAAIKCEKAIDLTRPPLDRDERVWTHPTDYAACQAIADVAREAEMQAIRYRSARDPKGANIALLTCKGFAKAKPLEPHTWRIRIGSLGVQAICEFPDKRLEFSRTAFADPRLANMRWVRGH; from the coding sequence ATGTCATCGCCTACCTGGACTCCCGACGCGCTCTCGTCTGAGGCCGTCAGGCTCGAAGGCAAGTATTGGCGGATGGTCGAGGCGCAGCACCGCGTCTCGACGCTCAAGCTCGTCGACACGCTTGACGAACAGGGCCTGCTGGAGGACCTCATCGAGGAGACCAAGCCGCGGGTCCCGCTCGAATGCCGCCATCTTCATTATCTTCTGGCGACACCCTTCCGCTACGGCTCGATCTATCCGTATGGCTCGCGCTTCCGCCGCGCGGGCAAGACCAAAGGCGTCTACTACGCCGCCGAAACCGTGCTGACGGCCGTGGCGGAAATGGCCTTCTACCGCTTGCTGTTCTTCGCTGAATCGCCGCAGACGCAATGGCCGAACGACGCGGCCGAATACACCGCCTTTGCCGCGGCGATCAAATGCGAGAAGGCGATCGACCTCACCCGGCCGCCGCTCGACCGCGACGAGAGGGTCTGGACGCATCCGACCGACTATGCCGCCTGCCAGGCCATCGCCGACGTCGCGCGCGAGGCCGAGATGCAGGCGATCCGCTATCGTTCGGCGCGCGATCCGAAGGGCGCCAACATCGCGCTCCTGACGTGCAAGGGCTTTGCCAAGGCCAAGCCGCTCGAGCCTCACACCTGGCGCATCCGCATCGGCTCGCTCGGCGTCCAGGCGATTTGCGAATTCCCCGACAAGCGGCTCGAATTCTCGCGCACAGCCTTTGCCGATCCAAGACTGGCGAACATGCGCTGGGTGCGCGGCCACTGA